The following is a genomic window from Chryseobacterium ginsenosidimutans.
AAAAGAGGAGAAATAATCGCAATTGCCCCAGGAAGCATCATTTTCTTAATCGAAGCATCTGTAGAAATAGCCACACATTTTTCGTATTCAGGTTCAGCTTTTCCTTCTAAAATCCCGGGAATTTCACGGAATTGGCGTCTTACTTCTTCTACCATCGCCATTGCAGCCTGCCCCACCGCAGTAATTGCCAGTGAAGAGAAGATAAACGGAATCATTCCGCCAACAAATAGCCCTGCAAGAACATCTGCTCTATAAATATCAATTCCATCGATTCCTGCAATTCCTACAAAAGCTGCGAATAAAGCTAAAGCCGTTAATGCAGCAGATGCAATTGCAAAGCCTTTTCCTGTTGCTGCCGTCGTGTTTCCAACTGCATCCAAAATATCCGTTTTTTCACGCACTTCTTTTGGTAATTCGCTCATTTCGGCAATTCCTCCTGCGTTATCGGCAATAGGTCCAAAAGCATCAATTGCTAACTGCATTGCTGTTGTCGCCATCATCCCTGCCGCTGCAATAGCAACACCGTACAATCCGGCACACAAATATGATCCATAAATACCTCCGGCCAAAACTATAATTGGGAGAAAAGTAGATTCCATACCAACAGAAAGTCCACCAATAATATTCGTTGCATGGCCAGTTGAAGACTGTCTCACAATACTTTTAACCGGTCTTTTACCCATTGCTGTATAATATTCCGTGATGATACTCATTAAAGTACCCACCACTAAACCGACCATAATTGCCCCGAACACACCCATTTTAGTGAATTCGTGACCTCTTAAAAACATTTTGTCTGGTAAAATATAAGTAACTAAAAAATATGAGGCTATAGCTGTTATGACAATACTTCCCCAATTTCCTAGATTTAAAGCATTCTGAACACTTGAGGTGGACGAATCTTCATTATCATTAATTCTAACGAATAAAGTTCCTATCATGGAAAAGATAATTCCTGTTCCGGCAATTAACATCGGTAAAAGAATCGGAGCAAAACCTCCGAAAGAATCTTCAGAAATTGTTTCTCTTCCCAAAACCATCGTCGCCAAAACAGTTGCTACATAAGAACCGAATAAATCTGCTCCCATTCCCGCAACATCTCCAACATTATCTCCTACGTTATCTGCAATTGTTGCAGGGTTTCTCGGATCATCTTCCGGAATTCCTGCTTCTACTTTTCCTACTAAATCTGCTCCAACGTCTGCAGCTTTTGTGTAAATACCACCGCCTACTCTTGCAAAAAGCGCAATAGATTCTGCTCCCAGAGAAAACCCTGTAAGAATCTCAATCGTTCTTTCCATTTCGTGAGATTCTACAGGTGCACCCGGTGCAAAGATCTGTTTTATAATCAAATAAAGAGATCCAAGACCCAAAACAGCTAATCCTGCAACTCCCATTCCCATTACAGAACCTCCAGCAAAAGAAACTTTTAAGGCTTTAGAAAGCGAAGTTCTTGCAGCTTCAGCAGTTCTTACGTTGGCTTTGGTGGCGATTTTCATTCCGATAAAGCCAGCTAGAGCAGAAAATACGGCTCCAACAACAAAAGCAACTCCGATACTCCAGTGAGAATTGACATTTGTCATGCCCATGACTGCTAATAAAATAGCTACAATAACTACGAAGTAAGACAACACGTTGTACTCGGCTTTTAGAAAGGCCATTGCACCGTCAGCGATGTGACCGCTGATAATTTTCATTTTCTCATTTCCGGCATCTTGCTTCCTCACCCAATTACTTTGAAGAAAGGTGTAGAGTAAAGCAACCACACCAAAAATTGGTACTAACACAAATAGATTCATAGTTTAATATTTTTTTGGTAATAGAAAATTAAATATAATAAATAATTCTCATGAAATTGCCTAAAAATAATATGGCTACTTAAAAATTAGTAATTAAACGGTTAAGCAAATTTAAAATCTGATATTAAATGATATTCAATTATTCATAAAAATAAAAAAAGGATAAACGAAAAATCATTTATCCTTTAATTATCTTAATAAAGAGAATTTTATCCTCCGAATTTATTTGCGTAATCCTCCTGAGATGCTTTGATTACTGTTTTAGCATGTTCAGCGCCGTAAACCTCTTGAATTCTACATTTTGCAGGCTCATCCGGTAAGTTTTTGTATGTTAAAAAGTAGTGCATTAATCGTTTCACTTCAGCTTCAGGCAATTCTGCGATATCTCTGAAATGTCCGAAAGCGTGATCACCGATCATTACTGCTACGATTTTGTCATCAGCTTCTCCTCCGTCAATCATTTTGAAACCTCCGATCGGAATAGCCTCCATGAACAATCCGCCTCCGTGTATATTATGAGAACTCAAAACACAGAT
Proteins encoded in this region:
- a CDS encoding sodium-translocating pyrophosphatase; the protein is MNLFVLVPIFGVVALLYTFLQSNWVRKQDAGNEKMKIISGHIADGAMAFLKAEYNVLSYFVVIVAILLAVMGMTNVNSHWSIGVAFVVGAVFSALAGFIGMKIATKANVRTAEAARTSLSKALKVSFAGGSVMGMGVAGLAVLGLGSLYLIIKQIFAPGAPVESHEMERTIEILTGFSLGAESIALFARVGGGIYTKAADVGADLVGKVEAGIPEDDPRNPATIADNVGDNVGDVAGMGADLFGSYVATVLATMVLGRETISEDSFGGFAPILLPMLIAGTGIIFSMIGTLFVRINDNEDSSTSSVQNALNLGNWGSIVITAIASYFLVTYILPDKMFLRGHEFTKMGVFGAIMVGLVVGTLMSIITEYYTAMGKRPVKSIVRQSSTGHATNIIGGLSVGMESTFLPIIVLAGGIYGSYLCAGLYGVAIAAAGMMATTAMQLAIDAFGPIADNAGGIAEMSELPKEVREKTDILDAVGNTTAATGKGFAIASAALTALALFAAFVGIAGIDGIDIYRADVLAGLFVGGMIPFIFSSLAITAVGQAAMAMVEEVRRQFREIPGILEGKAEPEYEKCVAISTDASIKKMMLPGAIAIISPLLIGFIFGPEVLGGFLAGATVCGVLMGMFQNNAGGAWDNAKKSFEKGVDINGQTYYKGSEPHKASVTGDTVGDPFKDTSGPSMNILIKLMSIVSLVIAPTLAVLHKDKIEANRKAKIEALMGVTGTHMTSGAVAQALVPGEIKGHLNENGDFVYETGNIQEIQLKGGKKISIGEGSQLFQMYNSVKNKDQAVLDPNKWFTIENLYFETGSSDLKAGSEVQLLNLVEILNAYPDLKIKLGGYTDNSGNEESNQKLSNLRAQTAKLKLLELGVAGDRVEAEGYGSQYPVCEANDTDECKAKNRRIDVRILAL
- a CDS encoding inorganic pyrophosphatase gives rise to the protein MIPNFKAHPWHGVSAGEDAPNVVNVFVEIVPSDTIKYEVDKETGYLKVDRPQKFSNIIPALYGFVPRTYCDNEVMKLAVERGATDVTTGDHDPLDICVLSSHNIHGGGLFMEAIPIGGFKMIDGGEADDKIVAVMIGDHAFGHFRDIAELPEAEVKRLMHYFLTYKNLPDEPAKCRIQEVYGAEHAKTVIKASQEDYANKFGG